From a region of the Cognatiyoonia koreensis genome:
- a CDS encoding PBP1A family penicillin-binding protein encodes MLRFIMSFLGSIFSLLTLGTLMAGLILGGIFHVYGKDLPSHEVLAQYTPKTLSRIYDGEGQILDEFAAERRLFTPAEEIPDLVKHAFISAEDKNFYTHAGYDARGIGAALFEAVASRGETLRGASTITQQVMKNELLDGSRRVERKVKEIILATRVEQAMSKDRILEIYLTEIDLGVRSFGVTAAALSYFNKPLAQLTPAEAAFLAVHPKAPYSYHPVKNREDAIDRRNFILREMYQNGYLTREEYDEALADPLRTVQNGDFPSYQSERPDRDYFTAEIRRRVTQQFGMSEEQFSSAGFSIRATVDPDLQVEAENALQRALESFDRSVGEWRGTGKSIPVEALESEAAWRAALGNTVVPRDIALENPWHVAVVLAVDENQLQIGIEGMAESDAEPWIVPRNDIEWMRGNFFDNFAPGDVVHVRRMTQDTDGAFIRWTLRQVPEVTGGFMAMDVNTGRVLAMQGGFSFQSSNFNRATQAQRQPGSAFKPFVYAAALDSGYSPATIVVDAPIEINTPQGIWRPKNASNQFYGPTPLRTGIEQSRNLMTIRLAQEVGIGVVADYAEKFGVYDDMNRVLAASLGSDETTLFKMVAAYSMFANGGERVEPTLVDRVQDRNGETIYRHDQRTCEDCSALVLAAGQAPRISSNRERVMNEITAYQLTSMLQGVVQRGTARSAVNLPVPIAGKTGTTNDAKDVWFVGFSSNIAAGCFIGYDTPRSLGRGASGGGICGPVFNQFMSEAIKQYGGGPFEAPEECQFIKIDRLSGARLPDSASGANVIAECFRPGEEPIFGITFDGGFAMGGDLELFDEVSAQTRQITTSTGQSTTVGPRATFGSLSSGGLY; translated from the coding sequence GTGTTACGCTTTATTATGTCATTCCTTGGCAGCATTTTTTCGCTGTTGACTCTCGGCACGTTGATGGCGGGACTAATCCTTGGCGGGATTTTTCATGTCTACGGCAAGGACCTGCCAAGCCATGAGGTCTTGGCGCAGTACACACCCAAAACGCTCAGCCGCATTTATGATGGCGAAGGGCAGATTCTGGACGAATTCGCCGCAGAACGCCGCTTGTTCACGCCCGCGGAAGAAATCCCTGACTTGGTGAAGCACGCGTTTATTTCTGCCGAGGACAAGAATTTCTATACCCATGCAGGCTATGATGCGCGCGGCATTGGCGCTGCGTTGTTCGAAGCCGTCGCATCGCGGGGCGAAACGCTGCGTGGGGCATCCACAATTACCCAGCAGGTGATGAAGAACGAATTGCTCGATGGATCGCGTCGGGTCGAACGCAAGGTCAAGGAGATCATTCTGGCGACCCGCGTCGAGCAGGCGATGAGCAAGGATCGCATCCTTGAGATTTATCTGACGGAAATCGATCTGGGCGTGCGCAGCTTTGGTGTGACCGCCGCCGCGCTTTCCTACTTTAACAAACCGTTGGCCCAGTTGACACCGGCAGAGGCCGCGTTCCTCGCTGTGCATCCGAAGGCACCCTATAGCTATCACCCGGTCAAAAACCGTGAAGATGCCATTGACCGTCGCAATTTTATCCTGCGCGAGATGTATCAGAACGGCTATTTGACACGGGAAGAATACGATGAAGCTTTGGCCGATCCGTTGCGTACCGTCCAGAATGGTGATTTCCCAAGCTACCAAAGCGAACGGCCGGATCGCGATTATTTCACGGCTGAAATCCGTCGCCGCGTAACACAGCAATTCGGCATGTCAGAAGAGCAATTCTCGTCCGCCGGATTCTCGATCCGCGCGACCGTCGACCCTGATTTGCAGGTCGAGGCAGAAAATGCGCTGCAACGGGCCCTTGAAAGTTTCGACCGCAGTGTTGGCGAATGGCGGGGCACAGGCAAGTCCATCCCGGTCGAAGCGTTGGAAAGCGAAGCGGCATGGCGTGCAGCCTTGGGAAACACGGTTGTGCCTCGCGACATTGCCCTGGAAAACCCTTGGCATGTTGCCGTCGTTCTTGCGGTCGATGAAAACCAGTTGCAAATCGGTATCGAAGGGATGGCCGAATCCGATGCGGAACCATGGATCGTGCCGCGTAACGATATCGAATGGATGCGCGGGAATTTCTTCGACAACTTTGCGCCAGGCGACGTTGTGCATGTGCGGCGCATGACGCAGGACACCGATGGTGCTTTCATCCGCTGGACTTTACGGCAAGTGCCCGAAGTCACCGGCGGGTTTATGGCAATGGACGTGAATACTGGCCGGGTTCTTGCGATGCAGGGTGGGTTCAGTTTCCAAAGCTCCAACTTCAATCGCGCCACGCAAGCGCAACGTCAGCCGGGTTCTGCCTTCAAGCCGTTCGTGTATGCCGCTGCACTCGATTCTGGCTATTCGCCTGCAACCATCGTGGTTGACGCCCCGATCGAGATTAACACGCCGCAGGGGATCTGGCGTCCAAAGAACGCATCCAACCAGTTCTATGGCCCAACACCGCTGCGCACAGGTATCGAACAGTCCCGAAACCTCATGACCATTCGTCTAGCACAAGAAGTCGGGATCGGCGTGGTTGCGGATTACGCAGAGAAATTCGGCGTATATGATGACATGAACCGTGTGCTGGCCGCCTCGCTTGGCTCCGATGAGACGACACTGTTCAAGATGGTCGCGGCCTATTCGATGTTCGCAAATGGTGGCGAGCGCGTCGAACCAACGCTGGTCGACCGCGTTCAGGATCGCAACGGAGAGACGATCTATCGGCACGATCAACGCACCTGCGAAGATTGCAGTGCGCTCGTTCTCGCTGCGGGGCAGGCACCTCGGATCTCGTCGAACCGCGAACGGGTCATGAATGAAATCACTGCGTATCAGTTGACGTCGATGTTGCAGGGCGTTGTCCAACGCGGGACCGCGCGCAGTGCGGTCAACCTGCCTGTGCCGATCGCTGGCAAGACAGGAACGACGAACGATGCAAAAGACGTGTGGTTTGTAGGCTTTTCATCCAATATCGCGGCCGGGTGTTTCATCGGTTACGATACGCCGCGCAGTCTGGGACGCGGTGCGTCCGGTGGCGGAATTTGCGGACCGGTCTTCAACCAGTTCATGTCAGAAGCCATCAAGCAATACGGTGGTGGTCCCTTCGAGGCCCCTGAGGAATGCCAGTTTATCAAGATTGATCGACTCTCGGGCGCACGTCTTCCTGACAGCGCAAGTGGAGCCAACGTGATTGCGGAGTGCTTCCGTCCCGGCGAAGAGCCGATCTTTGGTATTACCTTCGATGGCGGTTTTGCGATGGGTGGTGATCTTGAGCTGTTCGATGAAGTGTCTGCCCAAACACGGCAAATCACAACGTCAACGGGTCAGTCCACGACCGTTGGACCGCGTGCGACCTTTGGTTCGCTGTCTTCGGGCGGCCTTTACTAA
- the prfB gene encoding peptide chain release factor 2 has product MRAETQNTIDAIQTSLDLLAQRLGVETAQHRLEEFNARVEDPNLWDDAEAAQKLMRDRQTLVDAIATYEGIKQDLADNIELIELGEMEDDAEVVAEAEQALTKLQSKAAEKELEALLDGEADANDTFLEINAGAGGTESCDWASMLARMYIRWAERKGYKVELQSESAGDEAGIKSASYKISGHNAYGWLKSESGVHRLVRISPFDSAAKRHTSFTSVKVYPVVDDNIEIEVNPADIRIDTYRSSGAGGQHVNTTDSAVRITHHPTGIVVTSSEKSQHQNRDIAMKALKSRLYQMELDKRSALVNEAHENAGDAGWGNQIRSYVLQPYQMVKDLRTNYETSDTKGVLDGDLDGLMGATLALAVSGKSRADAQADG; this is encoded by the coding sequence ATGCGCGCAGAAACTCAAAACACGATCGATGCGATCCAGACATCGCTGGATCTTCTCGCGCAGCGTCTGGGCGTTGAAACGGCCCAACATCGGCTTGAGGAATTCAATGCCCGCGTCGAAGATCCGAACCTTTGGGATGATGCCGAAGCGGCGCAGAAACTGATGCGCGATCGGCAGACACTTGTTGATGCAATCGCAACGTATGAAGGGATTAAACAGGATCTTGCCGATAACATCGAACTGATCGAACTTGGCGAGATGGAGGACGACGCCGAAGTCGTCGCCGAAGCCGAACAGGCACTGACAAAGCTGCAGTCCAAGGCGGCAGAAAAGGAACTGGAAGCCTTGCTGGACGGCGAGGCCGACGCCAATGACACCTTTCTCGAAATCAATGCCGGTGCCGGAGGTACTGAAAGCTGCGATTGGGCTTCGATGCTGGCGCGAATGTATATCCGCTGGGCCGAACGCAAGGGCTATAAGGTCGAATTGCAGTCGGAAAGCGCGGGTGATGAAGCCGGGATCAAATCCGCGTCTTACAAGATCAGCGGTCACAATGCCTATGGCTGGCTGAAATCGGAAAGTGGCGTACACCGCCTAGTGCGCATCTCTCCCTTTGACAGCGCAGCAAAGCGGCATACGTCGTTCACATCCGTCAAGGTCTATCCGGTCGTCGATGACAACATCGAGATCGAGGTCAATCCCGCAGATATCCGCATTGATACCTACCGCTCCTCAGGGGCCGGTGGACAGCACGTCAACACGACCGACTCTGCGGTGCGGATCACGCACCACCCAACGGGAATCGTTGTTACAAGTTCCGAGAAATCGCAGCACCAGAACCGCGATATCGCGATGAAGGCATTGAAATCCCGGCTGTATCAAATGGAACTCGACAAGCGATCCGCGCTTGTAAACGAAGCCCATGAAAATGCCGGTGATGCTGGGTGGGGCAACCAAATCCGTTCGTATGTGCTGCAGCCCTATCAAATGGTCAAAGACCTGCGGACCAACTACGAAACCTCAGACACCAAAGGCGTCCTTGACGGAGACCTGGATGGACTGATGGGGGCAACGCTGGCTTTGGCTGTATCCGGCAAAAGCCGGGCAGACGCGCAAGCGGACGGTTAG
- a CDS encoding amidase → MEHPLHRDATRILADIRSGQLTAVDLMEATLDRIAQVNPVVNAVVSLRAADALLNEAREADRTDQKGPLHGLPFAVKDLANVAGIATSMGSTALKGTIPDTSDIMVQRIQDAGAIIIGKTNTPEFGLGSHTFNSVFGETQNAHLHGKSAGGSSGGAAVALATHMVALADGSDMMGSLRNPAGWNGVYGLRPTWGRVPSEPRGDTYLHQLATNGPMARTPSDLALLLDVQSGPDSRQPLSRTAQPTLPEINAGRSLRLAWLGDWGGAYAMEPGVIDTCTAAMSGYDVADIGPPFPAEQLWDAWITLRSWSVAQNLGPLYTDKSTRNSLKPEAIWEVERGLALSLVDVERASLIRSNWFSIASKLFEIYDGLVLPTAQCFPFPISWDWPKEIAGRKMDTYHRWMEVVVPASLIGLPALAVPIPGQHMGLQIIGRQDADLQLLQFGLTWHSSL, encoded by the coding sequence ATGGAACATCCTCTACACCGAGACGCCACTCGCATCTTGGCAGATATTAGGTCAGGTCAATTGACCGCCGTAGATCTAATGGAAGCTACCCTCGATCGGATCGCGCAGGTCAATCCAGTGGTCAACGCGGTCGTGTCACTGCGTGCCGCGGACGCATTGCTGAATGAGGCGCGAGAGGCGGACCGTACAGATCAGAAAGGCCCGCTGCATGGATTGCCATTCGCGGTAAAAGACCTTGCCAATGTCGCTGGAATCGCAACGTCAATGGGGTCAACTGCGCTCAAGGGAACGATACCCGACACCTCTGACATCATGGTGCAACGCATTCAGGATGCAGGCGCGATCATCATTGGAAAAACCAACACACCTGAATTTGGGTTGGGCAGCCACACTTTTAATTCAGTGTTTGGCGAAACGCAGAATGCGCATCTGCACGGCAAATCGGCTGGTGGCTCTTCCGGTGGTGCCGCAGTCGCGCTTGCAACCCATATGGTTGCGCTTGCCGACGGGTCCGACATGATGGGTAGTCTGCGTAACCCAGCAGGCTGGAATGGCGTTTATGGGCTGCGACCGACGTGGGGCAGGGTACCGTCCGAACCGCGCGGCGATACGTATCTGCATCAGCTTGCAACGAACGGGCCGATGGCGCGCACGCCGTCTGATCTTGCTCTGCTGCTTGATGTTCAGTCCGGGCCGGATTCACGCCAACCCCTCAGTCGCACGGCACAACCGACACTGCCAGAGATCAATGCTGGCCGATCGCTGCGGCTGGCATGGCTCGGCGACTGGGGCGGAGCCTATGCAATGGAGCCGGGTGTGATTGATACTTGTACCGCCGCGATGTCCGGGTATGACGTCGCAGATATTGGACCACCTTTTCCCGCCGAACAACTTTGGGACGCGTGGATCACCTTGCGTAGCTGGTCTGTCGCACAAAACCTTGGCCCACTATATACCGATAAGAGCACGCGGAATTCACTCAAGCCCGAAGCGATCTGGGAAGTCGAACGCGGGCTTGCACTGTCACTTGTGGACGTCGAGCGGGCCAGCCTGATCCGGTCGAACTGGTTTTCGATAGCATCAAAGCTCTTCGAAATTTATGACGGGCTGGTGTTGCCCACTGCGCAGTGTTTTCCTTTCCCGATCAGCTGGGACTGGCCAAAAGAGATCGCAGGGCGCAAGATGGACACATATCACCGCTGGATGGAGGTGGTCGTTCCTGCCTCTTTGATCGGCTTGCCCGCACTGGCTGTGCCGATTCCCGGACAGCACATGGGACTTCAAATCATCGGTCGGCAAGATGCCGATCTGCAACTGCTTCAATTCGGACTGACATGGCACAGCTCGCTATAA